The Pleuronectes platessa chromosome 23, fPlePla1.1, whole genome shotgun sequence genome contains a region encoding:
- the wdr55 gene encoding WD repeat-containing protein 55 → MAAPAEHVETGSAATETDKTEAPEASSEPESSDCEPAAQDPDPGSDEDEDGEEPPVPRILDTPEDIRLEAIANTVALHPTRDMLVCGDVDGDLYAYSYSCTEGENRELWSSGHHMKSCRQVRFTEDGLKLYSVSRDKAVHLIDVERGQLVSRIRGAHGSPINCLQLVDENILATADDGGTLKVWDMRKGEAFMDLKQHDDYISDIAVDQAKRILLTTSGDGTMGVFHLKRRRFELLSEYQSGDLTSVAVMKRGKKVACGSSEGTIYLFNWNGFGATSDRFALKAESVDCIVPINDNIMCTASMDGYIRAINLFPNRVIGCIGQHVGEPIEELATSRDKRFLVSTGHDQLIKFWDISTLPDTTVKEYRKRKKKDGRMKSLSKKAHGDNDFFSGLVEETVKKEEEEEEEEEEEDDSDSGSD, encoded by the exons atgGCGGCGCCCGCGGAACACGTTGAAACGGGCTCCGCAGCGACAGAAACGGACAAAACAGAAGCTCCAGAGGCTTCCAGTGAGCCCGAATCCTCAGACTGTGAGCCCGCAGCTCAGGACCCGGACCCGGGCTCCGATGAAGACGAGGACGGAGAAGAGCCGCCGGTCCCGAGGATCCTGGACACCCCGGAGGACATCCGCCTGGAGGCGATCGCCAACACGGTGGCACTGCACCCTACTCGGGACATGCTGGTGTGCGGGGACGTGGACGGGGACTTGTACGCCTATTCGTACTCGTGCACGGAGGGGGAGAACCGGGAGCTGTGGTCCTCGGGGCATCACATGAAGTCCTGCCGCCAGGTTCGCTTCACCGAGGACGGACTGAAGCTCTACAGCGTGTCCCGGGACAAGGCCGTGCACCTGATTGACGTGGAGCGGGGGCAGCTGGTGTCCAGGATCCGAGGGGCCCACGGCTCTCCCATCAACTGTCTGCAGCTGGTGGACGAAAACATCCTGGCGACCGCAGACGATGGAGGAACCTTGAAG gtgTGGGACATGAGGAAAGGGGAGGCGTTCATGGATCTGAAACAACACGACGATTACATCAGTGACATCGCTGTGGACCAGGCCAAGAGGATCCTGCTCACCACCAG TGGAGACGGCACCATGGGCGTGTTCCACCTCAAGAGGCGGCGCTTCGAGCTGTTGTCGGAGTACCAGAGCGGCGACCTGACCTCGGTGGCCGTGATGAAGCGGGGGAAGAAGGTGGCTTGCGGCTCGAGCGAGGGGACCATCTACCTCTTCAACTGGAACGGCTTCGGGGCCACCAGCGACCGCTTCGCTCTCAAGGCCGAGTCGGTGGACTGCATCGTCCCCATCAACGACAACATCATGTGCACCGCCTCCATGGACGGGTACATCCG AGCCATCAACCTCTTTCCTAACCGGGTCATCGGCTGCATCGGGCAGCACGTCGGCGAACCCATTGAAGAACTTGCCACGTCCCGAGACAAACGCTTCCTGGTCAGCACCGGTCACGACCAGCTCATCAAGTTCTGGGACATTTCCACTTTACCCGACACGACCGTCAAAGAATACcgcaagaggaagaagaaggacggaCGAATGAAGTCTCTCAGTAAGAAAGCCCACGGAGACAACGACTTCTTCTCAGGACTTGTagaggaaacagtgaagaaggaggaagaagaagaagaagaggaggaggaggaggatgatagtGACAGTGGCAGCGATTAA